The genomic stretch GGAGGTAGATCGTCGCCTCGTGGCCCTCGGCAGCGGGCTCCAGGACCAGGACGCCGTCCTCGGTCTGGTTGCCGGTGAGGTACGCGTACTCGACGGACGAGCGGAAGGCGTACTCGGTGTCGTTCGAGCGGGTCTTCAGGTTGCCCGCCGGGATCACCAGGCGCTCGCCCGGGAAGCGGGCGGAGAGCGCGGCGCGGCGGCGCGCGGTCTCGGCGGCCTGCGGGATCGGCTGCAGGTCACGCAGCTCCGTGTCGGCCCAGCCGGACTTCATGTTCTCGGCCAGCTCGTCGGAGACACCCGGGTACAGGCCGTTCTTCCGCTGCTTGATGGGCTCCTCGGACTCAGTTTCCGGGCCCGCTGCGGTAGCAGCTTCATCGGGCACGGCCGGGTTGAGTTCGTCGGCCACGTGATCCTCCTCGGTACGACGTGTGATCTCCCCCGGGCCCGCGACGCTCACGCTTGTGGCCGAGCGGGGGCCTCCATCATCGTACGGTCGTACGGTGGACGGACCCGGGCCGGATGACCTGTTATGCCCGGTCATGCCGACACCCTGAGGCTTCGCTCACTCGAAGCGGGCCGCCAGCAGCACCACGTCCTCCTCGCTGTCGGCCGCGTCCAGGCCGTTCGGCAGGACGGCGCGCAGCACGTGGTCGGCGACGGCGCCGGGGTCGCGGCGCAGCGCGCGCGGGATGCTCGCCGCGGCCGCGTGCAGGCGGGCGAAGGCGCGGTCCATGGGGTCGCCGGTACGGTGCAGCAGCCCGTCGGTGTAGAGCAGGACCGTCTCTCCGGCCTCGGCCTGGAACTCCACGCTGGGCGCCTCCCAGCAGGCGAGCATGCCGAGCGGGGCGGAGACGGAGGTCTCGGCGAACTCGGTGCGCCGTGCGCCGATCAGCAGCGGCGGGCTGTGTCCGGCGCCGGCCAGTGTGACCTTGCGCAGGGCGGGCTCACAGTAGGCGAACAGCGCGGTGGCCGAGCGCGCAGGCTCGGTCAGCCGCAGCAGCAGCTCCAGATCGGACAGGACGGCGACCGGATCCTCGCCCTCCATCACGGCGTAGGCCCGCAGAGAGGCGCGCAGGCGGCCCATCGCGGCCACCGCGCTCGGGCCTGAGCCGGTGACCGAGCCGACGGAGAGGCCGAGCGCGGCGTCCGGCAGCGGCAGCGCGTCGTACCAGTCGCCGCCGCCACGCGGGCCGGTGCGGTGCCGGGCGGCGAGCTGCACGCCGGGCACGCGGGGCAGCCGGGTGGGCAGCAGTTCCTCGGTGATGGTCGCCACGNNNNNNNNNNNNNNNNNNNNNNNNNNNNNNNNNNNNNNNNNNNNNNNNNNNNNNNNNNNNNNNNNNNNNNNNNNNNNNNNNNNNNNNNNNNNNNNNNNNNNNNNNNNNNNNNNNNNNNNNNNNNNNNNNNNNNNNNNNNNNNNNNNNNNNNNNNNNNNNNNNNNNNNNNNNNNNNNNNNNNNNNNNNNNNNNNNNNNNNNNNNNNNNNNNNNNNNNNNNNNNNNNNNNN from Streptomyces roseochromogenus subsp. oscitans DS 12.976 encodes the following:
- a CDS encoding PP2C family protein-serine/threonine phosphatase, coding for VATITEELLPTRLPRVPGVQLAARHRTGPRGGGDWYDALPLPDAALGLSVGSVTGSGPSAVAAMGRLRASLRAYAVMEGEDPVAVLSDLELLLRLTEPARSATALFAYCEPALRKVTLAGAGHSPPLLIGARRTEFAETSVSAPLGMLACWEAPSVEFQAEAGETVLLYTDGLLHRTGDPMDRAFARLHAAAASIPRALRRDPGAVADHVLRAVLPNGLDAADSEEDVVLLAARFE